From the genome of Nicotiana sylvestris chromosome 1, ASM39365v2, whole genome shotgun sequence:
CCTCCTCGGCCTCCCATGTCATTTCCTCTACATTATtgctcctccaaagtacttttactGAGGCTACCTCTTTAGTCCGTAGCTTACGGATTTGACGGTCAAGAATGGCAATAGGTATTTCTTCATATGACAAGTTCTCGGAAACATCAATATCCTCGATAGGGCTAATGCAAGAAGGATCACCTAAgaatttccgaagcatggaaatGTGAAATACCGGATGGATTGCTTCTAATTCTGGTGGCAGGTCAAGTTTGTAGGCTACTCGCCCAATTCTCTGAACAATCTGATATGGCCCAACATATCTAAGGctgagttttcctttcttaccaaatctcattacacccttcataggcgacactttcAAGAATACCCAGTCTCCCACAACAAATTCCAAGTCTCAACGTCGGTTATCTGAATATGATTTCTGTCGAATTTGAGCTGTACGAAACCTttcctggatcaactttaccttttctacAGCTTGTTGTACCAATTCAGGTCCTAGCAACTTTGTCTCGCCAACATCAAACCAGCCAATAGGAGATATGTATTTCCTCCCATATAGTGCCTCAtaaggtgccatctgaatacggcgtgataactgttattgtaggcaaactcaataagcggtaAATGATCTTCCCAACTTCCCTTGAAGTCTAAGacacaagctcgcaacatatcttcgagtgtctgaatagtacgttcGGCTTGTCCGtcggtctgcggatgaaatgttgtactaaggtTAACAAGAGTACCCAAACCTTCTTGAAAGACCTCCAGAAATTAGCTGTAAATTGGGCACCTCTGTCAGATATAATAGAAAACGGAACTCCATGTAGCcgaactatttccttgatatacaggcTTGCATAGTCTTCAGCTGAATAGGTGGTCCTAATTGGGAGAAAGTGAGCTGATttcgtcagcctatccacaatgacccaaatagAATTGAACTTACGGTGAGAATTGGAAAATCATGtaatgaaatccatattaatcgatTCCCATTTCCAAGCTGGAATCTCAATATTTTGAAGTAGCCCTCTAGGTTTCTGGTGTTCAGCTTTAACCTGCTGGCAGTTGGGACACTGAGCCAAAAATGtggctatatctttcttcatgccATTCCACAAGTATAGATGacgaagatcatgatacattttggtTGAACCAGGATGAACTGAGTACCGAGACTGGTGCATCTCTGTCATAATTTGCTTACGAAGCTccccaacattaggtacacaccaTCGGCCTTTATATTTTAGAATTCCATTATCAGATTGCTTGAACAACTGCTTCTTCTGGAAAGTGATGCTCTCTTTAATCTTGACTAGCTCTGGATCCTCAAATTGACACATTTCTACCTCAGCTACCAGTGATGACCCCGCAATATTTTAGACTACTACACCCTGGTCACTTGTATCATGTAGCCGCACACTCAGGTTAGCCAATTGATATATCTCCTTAGTCATTTCTAATTTCCCAGCTTCTACATGCTTCAAGCTGCCCATGGATTTGTGACTCAATGCATCAGCTACCACATTCGCTttgcccggatggtacaaaatatccacatcatagtccttcagcaattcAAGCCACCTCCTTTGTCTCAagttcaactctttctgcttaaatatatattgtaaacttttgtgatctgtatagatatccacatgaacaccataaagataatgatgccatattttcaaggcaaatatAACGGCTGCTAACTCAATATCGTGAGTCAGATAATTGTATTCGTGCTTCCACAACTAcctcgaagcatatgcaataacttttcCATGTTGCATTAGAACACATCCCAATCCAACCCTAGATggatcacaatataccacataaccttcagaTCCTTCAGGAAGTGCTAGAACAAGTGCTGATGTTAAGCGTTTCTTCAACTCATGAAAGCTCCTTTCACATGCatcagaccattggaacttaacgaCTTTGTGTGTCAATTTTGTCATGGGAGCAGCAATAGAAGAGAAGTTCTCAACAAATATCCGATAATAACCAGCTAAGCCCAAGAAACTACGAACTTCCATAGGAGTTGTGGGTCAAGGCCAGTTTTGTACTGCTTCAACTTTCTGACCATCTACCTTAATACCTTCATCGGAaacgatatgcccaaggaaagacactgaattcaaccaaaattcacatttggagaatttagcatataatttctgatttttcaaagtttgCAACACCACACGCAAATGATCCTCATGTTCTGCTTCTGATcgagaatataccagaatatcatcaatgaaaacaattacaaatatatctagaaatggcttgaaaacccgattcattaaatccataaaagttgctagCGCACTAGTAAgaccgaaagacatcacaagaaattcataatggccatatctagtccggaaagcCGTTTTCGGAATATCTCTCTCCTTAACTCGCAATTGGTGATAGCCGGATCGaaggtcaatctttgagaaatatttggcaccttgcaactgatcaaacaaatcatcaattctgggtaaagggtacttgttcttgatagtcactttgttgagctggcgatagtcaatacacattcttaacgAACCATCCTTCTTacgaacaaacaacactggtgcaccccagggAGATGTGCTGGGCCTGATAAAGCCCTTATTCAGAAGATCCTTCAACTGGgctttcaattcttttaactcagCAGGAGCCATtatgtatggaggaatagatattggttgagtatCTGGAAGCATATCAATAGCAAAGTCGATTTCTCTTTCTGGAGGAAGACCAGGAAGTtcatcaggaaatacatcaggaaattCATTCACGACGGGAACTGATTGAAGAGTTGGAGATTTCACCTCCATATCATGCACTCGTACCAAATGATAGATGTACCCTTTCAAAATCATCCTTCGAgatttaaggtaagaaataaactttcCCTTAGGCGCTGCAATATCACCTTTCCATTCAATAATAGGCTCACTTGAAAAATTAAAACGAACAATCTTTGTCCAGCAATCTACATTGGcataacaagaagccaaccaatccatacccataatgatatcaaaatcaaccatttctagctCATGCAAATCAGCTAACGTATGGCGGTTATGAATCTTCACGTCACAACTTCGATATACCCGTCTAACTACAACAGACTCACCCATTGACGTAGAAACCTCAAAGGACTTATGCAACAATTCAGGATCTCTATACCATTTACTAGCAACGAAGGGGGAGATATACGACAATGTAGAACCAGGATCTATCAAGGTATGCATATCGATAGAAAAGACGGATAGTATACCTGTAACCACATCCGGAAATTACTCTAAATCATGACGACTCGATAAAGCATATATGTGATTCTGCTGACCTCCTGAACAAGAAGCGCCAAATCTTCCGCTACCCCTGCCAGCTGATGTCTGCATACTCTGCCTAGGAGGATGTACCGAAGAAGAAAAAGCCCCTGCAGATGccgtcggctgagccatacccccTCCACCTGTCATCGGACAATATATCATAATATGACATGGATGTCCACATGCATAACACGCATCAGAACCCTGGCGACATGGTCCAAAATGATTTCGGCCACATCTATCACATCTAGGAAACTGAGGCCTCATCTGACTGAACTCGCCTCTAAACTGTGGACCTGGGGTCCatgaactctgacctggaccagaataagGGGTCTGATCCTGTCGTTGTCCCTGAAACTGTGGTGGTGCACTGGCTGCCGGATAAGACTGACGCCGGGGAAACTATGGCCTAAATCCACCTCAAAACTCTCCTGTGTTACCTGCGAACCGCACCCTCTTCTGCTTCCCTCTATCATGCTCTCGATTGGCTTGTTGTTGCCTCTTGCAATCCTCTAGATCCTGTGCATATGCTTGAATATGGGCAATATCCATTCCTTGGTTTCTAGAAGATgtagtgcactcatttatcaagtGTGCCAACAAACCACTAACAAACTGGTGTACCCGATCACTCATATCAGCAACAATCgtaggagcatacctagccaaagaGTTAAACTGCATGCTATATTCCTGAACGCTCATATTACCCTGTTCTAAGTGTAAGAACCTATCTCGTCAGGCTCTTCGAAGCTCGATTGGCAAATATTGCTGTAAAAATGCCTCAGAGAACTCTTTCCATGTCACTGGTGGCACATTAGGCCCCCGAGTCTGCTTCCAAGTCTCATACCATGTCACAACAACATCACGTAGTCTATAAGAAGTAAAATCCACTGACTCAACATCCGTGGCATGTATAATTTGTAAGGTCTGTTGCATAAGATCCAGAAAATCCTATGGGTCAGCATTAGGATCAACCCCTATAAATACTGGAGGATCCAAGTTGATAAAGTCCCGAACTCTCGCACTCACGGACCTATCAGCAATACCGAGGTTCTGGTGTTGGGCCTGGGAAACCACTATTCGAGTCATCAATTGTACAACACTCCGCATGTCTAGGTCCTGATCAGGAACAATTGGGAGAGGGACTGGAGGTATGTTAGCCCCTCTACTCCCTTCCCGGGGTGGTGGGGGTACTGCCCCGGAAGCCTGAGAATCAGCCTCATTCTGTGGCTCATGTTGATCTACATTAGCAGGTGGCACCTGACTTGTGCCCTCTCCCGCATCCTCATCCAACCTATGAATAAATTTCATAGCCACTTGTCGTCTCGTAGTATTAGGCATCACTGAGAAGGTGAACAAAAAGAGAATTAGGAATGAACACTTATGATTAGGCTCTATTGCACGATCTAGATCAAGAAGAAAGTAATAATCTTAAATTCCCAATAGCCTCatatttataagtgtggtgcacaatacaccataaacaagactctactagacacggcttgcagactccctaggactgacctgctctgataccaagatTGTCACATCCCAACCTTGGGAGGTATGGCTGGCACCCAATGCCcgaaggcccgagcgaaccaaccatgagatatgatctgaaatataataacctgtaggcagaagagcccaacacgacatatatatatataaactaggcCAACAAGGCTGCAACAACAGTATAATAGCTATCCAGAAGGCCGATAGGGCGatacgaaaaatatatatatacaatgaccgctagtctgcaagcctctaagagtgtaagacaatctcaacagggcgagacaaagcccccgacatgcccaaaaccacacatatacatctgtaatagtacctatggactcaaagtcagcaactcTGCAGAAGTGGAGTGCGAAACCCAACGCTGATCCTGGGGGTCGTACTGAGGAGGCACGCTGCTCTGTCTATccgaacctgtgggcatgaacacaGCGCATAAAAATGCATCTGTACGaaatatgtactgaatatgtagggcgacaagtgtaacatgaaaaatgtaattaacaagagaagagacatagagacaatttgaattctgaaactagcctcggtaggaaactaaaattcaacatggaTATAAATGTATGCATGTGAAACCGTCGTTCACTATTGCTACTTATAATATATCagattatataataataaatccctctgTGGGGCTATAATATCCACAACATACCCGACCATaataaaggctcggtagaatcgtacccggccacgtgaagctcggtaatcctaactgatcagtggttaTATAATATGTGTCATACCCAGCCGTCTATAGTGCGGCtcagtaataaaagtaaatacatacatatactaaatcatgaattatatagGTGCAATGCGAAACCAACCTTAAAAGACGTATTCTAAGAAGAGTCAAAGTGGCCTACCATCATTATTGCTCGACTATCatggttgttgctaaaatatttaattttcaactacgagccaacaagtactaagaatatgagagttatgtattatgaatacctttgaagtaagtgttccttattcatgatttatatgaaTGTCGAAATGAGAACGAGTAaaaaggctctagttctttttaaACAAGGAACAAGGAAAACCGAGAATTCATAGATATTCTCTGAAGTAAGCACTTTATGAGAAAGGATCAGGtctaagcatctttataagttgaaggtgaaataactcgaatccAACGAAACAATTCGATTAACATTTATTCGAATTCTAGTCATGCCGAAAAGTATAGCGAAAGCCCTACATACCTtgtcgatggagttatatactATTTCCGAGAGACCTCGAAAGCCTTAGgaatgatttcctacataatacgaaccattcaaaatcaaattcaagctcatagcttatataattcttcatttagacatttacGCGAACAACTTGTGGCCATGAATTTGTAGACTCTTTTGTAGATTAATACCCCCCCAACACACCACCAAATTTTACTTTACTACATCTCCTTATCGACAGGATTCCATCCATGTCTTCACAGAtccaaacaacacaataaaatCATATAGAACAACCCCAATAATCAAGCCATATTAAGAGAGGTTTCTTAACAAAATCAAGAACATTTCTATAGaggtttcaactatttcttagGAATTATTATggtagaagtttacaaagatcaaaAAGGAAGTTAAATGATACCTTATGTGACTGGAACTACtcaaaatttgaaattttttcaAGGCAGAGTCTTGCTATGAAAAGtgaaacaccgaagaattcacgattccgaagctaccatggtgttctccatcttgaggatgactaaattgTTGTTATGATTGACTAGATGGATGGGAGGAGTTTGAAAGGAAATACCTAGGTGTTAGGTTCTGTTTTGGAGAGGAAAAAAATGCAGGGGTTCTGTTTTAAAAATTGacttaaataaagaaattttaaCAAACCCGACTAGGCACACTGTTCCCGTAACAGTGTGCACCCATGTACGAAAATGTTAATATCTCTCTACGCCGAATTCGTATTAACGAACGGTTTGTTgggttggaaactagactcataggcCTTCGATTCGGTAGGTAGAACACACCATAAATCCCAGTATATTGAGAGAAAAGCTCATCAATATTTTATCCAAATTCCAGTGAAATTTAAACCCGTAACTTGCGCGCGATCTTTGTCGAATATTTAATCACAACTCAAATGACTTCCAATCTTAATGTATAACTATCGCATCATTTAAATCTCATAAAAattatcttcctatcgaattaTCCCATTTACAACATGATAACGCCGAATACACAAGGTGTAACAGGAGAAGGGTcaaagatgaccggagaagggcCATGAAttagggtggattagggtggcGGCGGCTAAGGTTTGAGGGTGTTGCAGAGAGGATTTGGGAGATGAGGGATTTCAGAGGCGGCACATGGTAACAAATAAAAGGGTTTGGGGGGGGAGTCTTTggggtttaattaggaaagggaagccggtggccgttgatctaaatgattaACGACTGAGATttaaaggggttaggtggggatccgggtatGGGTCAATTTTAATTGGGTCAGGGTCGGGTATGAGTAGGAATTGGGCCAgggtaattgggtttgaattggggtagaatttgggatacaattgaaatgaaatctggctagattttaaatagccatttcctcctttattttataaaaaatagtaaattaaattCTGAAAATAGATTAATAGAGCTAAAATTATTTATGGaatataattatcaattttaaaaatactggacttaattttatgaTATAAACGcatttaaatcttaaaagaggctaatattgcaattatatgcaatttagctttacaaatactaaataaatttgtaaaaatatgcaaaacataAATTAgcaatattttaatataaatatgataaaccaataaatgaatcaccaaaataataattttgggaattattattgggtttgTTTATGAATAAAGTAGGGAAATAAATTggttaaaaatctttaaaaattaaggaaaaatatatgacatttggacatacttatatatgcatacatatgctattttgaaagtatcttgcataaaataatatatagggaaaaaattagGTTTCAacaggagcctgcttgagtccataaagagccttgtctaGTTTGTATACATGATCCGGacactccttgctctcaaaccttggaggttgtttgacaaacacttcttaCTTTAAGTAACGAtttaggaaggcacttttgacatccatctggtgaagagtaaatTTCATGTGtactgcaaaggctatgaggagtcttattgcttccaatcttgcaactagagcaaaggtctcatcatagtctatgccttccTCTTGGCTATATTCTTGAACCACCaaccttgccttgttccttgtaatagttccattttcatcaagtttgtttttgaagacccatttagtgccaattatTGATCTGTCCTTGAGTCTTGGaaccagatgccaaacttgacttctttcaaactgattgagttcatcttgcattgcattcacccaatctgtATACTGCAAAGCCTCAtcaatatttttaggttcaataagagataagaaatcATCAAAAGCACACATATTTTTTAATTGAGATCTAGTTTTAATtccagaggttggatcagtaattatgttctcaatgggatgggAACTTTGATAcgtgtaaggtttcacaaccaactggtttatgtgtgatgtttctcccatgttctgttgctgagaaACAGGCTCATGGATAGGTTCTATTTGGGGATTAGATTCagttcttctttgttcagttccctttgtcaggttgccctggatggaagaacctgttccatcacctgttccttctgcTGGTGCAGCTTCAGCTTGGGCTGTGACTTCATATAActcttttaccagcccaatagcttcatcttcatgttcctgtctctcagaaagaatgttagtttcatcaaaaactacatgtacactttcttctgcacacatagttcttttgttgtacactttataagctttgctatgtgaagaatatcccaagaatactccttcatcacttctgggatcaaacttacctagggagtcctttccattgttgtgcacaaagcacttgcatacaaatgccctaagatgggatatatttggttttctccctttaagtaactcataaggagtcttctctacaagaggtctagtcatgcacctattaatGATATAACACGAGTGTTTACagcttctgcccagaagctatggggaagtttactagaaagaagcatagtcctagcaatatcttcaagagtcatattctttctttcaactactccattttgttgaggagtcctaggggcagaaaaattatgatctataccatgctcatcacaaaattcagcaaacttagcattttcaaattcagttccatgatcagacctaattgaagcaagttgattacctagttgtttgtgagtttttctaacaaaggcagtaaacatgtcaaatgcttcatccttagatgttaaaaacaatgtccaagtaaacctatagtaatcatcaacaagcaccatcacatattTTTTTACCACCTCTGCTTAATGTTCTCAATAGatcacagagatccatatgaaccagttccatcgaCCTGGTCGTGCTTACTACTTTCTCTCTTTTAAAAGAGGATTTTAACTTCTTCCcacttgcacaagcctcacaaactttgtcttccttaaacTTGACATTAGgcaaccctatcaccaagtccttggagactaatttgttgagttgacttagacttgcatgtccaagtcttttgtgccaaaggaggggatcattgtccaacacacttaagtaagtgagtttattttctgaaagagtggacatatctacaatgtatatattatttactctttttcccTACAAAACAATCTTGTTAGTGGTAAGATTTATCACAAAACTTTTGGTAaaggtgaatgctaccaagttacctctgtcacagattaagctatatttcaagccatctattaagtagacattctcagtggaatgtgagtctgtcttacctacctttccaaccctaatgatctcacctttcttaccatttccaaaggagacattacctcctttgaggtcctcaagtgaaaggaactggttcctgcttccagtcatatgctttgagcagccactatccatgtaccatatttggcttcTCCCCTTCACTTTGACCTGCAAAagaaaatcaggggttagtcttaggaactcaaactagtttgggtccctttctataggaaaaagggtgaattaaattctttttagcccatcCTAGTagcctatttttcccttgaacaaaggttttgatcttttgactggccttttctttttcattacaTTCACTTTTGAAGTGACCAGTCTTACCATAGTGTGCACAGATTTTGTTCTCAGAAAgtgtgatgtacttgcttttgggatcccacttaggtgcaggggtCCCAAAGTCAAatcctctcttattgctactgtgatgttcttgtagccaagatagtgcatcagaggacttattccatttgcaagttctatctagttcatgattaACCTTGCCTAGATCTTtttttaggactcttatctgctcatccttttgtacaactcatccttcatttttcctaaattttcttctaaggtgaggtACATGTGATTAACTTTctttttacctgttcctaatttcagttttaaattttcagatctaagctctaacacagtggtgtcaagttcatgaacctggttcttcaactcagtatttttaatatcactttcactagccctgaGTTCCAGATTCTTGCACTTAGCTATCAAGATTACACATTCCTTAGAAAGttgttccttttcattgtttatgacctcagactcatcaatgaaatctagcagtaactcagatagcctttctttagacaaaaatttaatcttgtctttgagatgaatcagACTTACCTcgtgttcatcatctgattctccaatgGCAATATGTacttgttcatctccatcttcatcttctaaatcctcatctgagctttctcaccaggcagcaaccatagcctttgttgatcctttgttcttcttgggaaAAACATGTTCCTTTTTTCCTTGTAAGTTGCACCACTTGAAGAACTCTTTCCTCTCATTAGATACTTCTTGAAGTCCCTTGTGATCATAGCCACTTCATCTTCCTCTAGATCTGCACCTTCCgcaattctgagagccagacttctttctTTCTTGGGAGAATACATCTTCATGGTCtaccttctcagttcataggcagtgagatttccaattaactcatccaacttgagagtggCAATTTTCTTCGATTCCTGAatggcagtgattttgctttcccaagtaacTGGCAAAACCATTGTTAGAATTTTCTCAACCttatcttcttcaaggataatccttccaagagatttaagttcatttgttagtgttgtgaaccttgtatacatctcttggatggtttctccttccttcatggtgaaattcttatattgagaatacaacagtgttcctcttgatctcttcacttgaggagttccttcatgatcCACCTGTAAAGTGTCCCAAATTTCCTTAGCAGTAGTGCAACTTTGAATTCTATTATACTCatctggaccaagtccacacacaagccacttcttggccttagcattctttTCCCACTTCTTCAAGTCCTCACCAGTGCAGTCAGCTCTAGTCTTTAacacatccactccttcaacattcttcttcaTGGTAGCCAAGGACCATCTGTAACAATGTTCCAGAGTTCATAGTCCTCTCTGATGATGAGATCTCTCATCCTGGTTTTCTAACAGGAGTAGTAGTGGCCATTAAAGATTGGAGTCCTAGCAATGAATTGTCCTTCCCAGttttcaggtggtgcactcatcttgatctgttcctaaggtgttaacctcatcaaggataacctgctctgataccaattgatgttttatacttcaataccacacaatagggggtgtgatttgtgtggtgtccaatttttcgcTTAACCTGATTataggacctggttcttctatgtgttccaactactactgttgcggaataataagtacagaaattaaagaatacagagatttttacgtggaaaatacctggctcaaaaggtgaaaaaaaccacgacctactttccagtaggattttcccataCTCtctactaaaatcactgagccaaaaactgcatttacaaaaactcttttgtaaacctaggattaactttAATCTcgttgtagcacacaacctcaactgttgcgacaactttaagttaactctaacttgaaaactctgagtacctaatacaattctTTCTAgataagctgaaaggtacaatatgaaaacacctactataattgaactagaaataaaagacagacacttggaactggttcttctatctagtTCAAGTAGCTTTaggtttgcacgcttgaatcacacccaaattgcttgcaaaattgcctttcTATTTTGCTCttaattcacgtttaacttctgcttatgtgtgttacctgtaaaagagaacaacactgatgtTTAAGGAGTTAGTAAATAGAGATTGACTAGAATtctgatgctactcttccttggtggaagagttctagttggtcTCATCCTCTAACTCTATCCATCTCTTAAACCGTGTTTTCTTTAtttaaggagtctttctccttatctaATATGCAACATTTTCGATCAGGATCAGGAGATATCACTTCTGGTAAGTGaagtttatctccttcacgtgcatctcacatgcttgAGTTGACCATATATGTGTTTCACTAGGATGGACCTGGTacatgtctgagttcctttgtcaagcTTCAAAACTCTCCTTTACTTGGGTCAATACATGGAAAGCAATAACATCGTTCTAAAATGGGTAGTTTTTGTGTGAGATATAAATAATAACTAAATACACACAGGAATATAAATATCTTCACGTGTTAGTTGCGACAAAATTAAGCAATGCATAGCACAAACTAAGGAGTCCATAATTCCAAATTAAAGTTATCATCACATAAGACGTGTGGAGTCATAATTTGATATTTAAATTTGCCATcgaatttataatttattttcgtTACTGTGTtcacaattaaatatttatacatacGTATAAAGAATTTTCAAATACAAATACATAATCTAAGCAAAAACTATTGAGTTTGTAGAAACCTGGCTTAATATTATAACTCTGCCCGTGCATAACATCAACGGACTTGCTTTGACTtactactccctccggtccataataagtgaccaatttgccaTTTTATTTTGGTCCAcgataagtgtccatttatataatcaagaaaaaatttaatttatttttccaaaattacccttatgtacgtaTCCCAAAAAAGTCTTTTACTTCTCACACTAAATTATTCTGCAacatttaattaagggtaatttagtcacactaactatttttgtctagaatttagtattttcttaatgagtGTGCTCAAGGAAAATTGATCACTTAta
Proteins encoded in this window:
- the LOC104220047 gene encoding uncharacterized protein — translated: MCQFEDPELVKIKESITFQKKQLFKQSDNGILKYKGRWCVPNVGELRKQIMTEMHQSRYSVHPGSTKMYHDLRHLYLWNGMKKDIATFLAQCPNCQQLSRRIQMAPYEALYGRKYISPIGWFDVGETKLLGPELVQQAVEKGVMRFGKKGKLSLRYVGPYQIVQRIGRVAYKLDLPPELEAIHPVFHISMLRKFLGDPSCISPIEDIDVSENLSYEEIPIAILDRQIRKLRTKEVASVKVLWRSNNVEEMTWEAEEDMKSRYPHLFESSGDMLETNMAGVAHISTSDS